Proteins found in one Quercus robur chromosome 2, dhQueRobu3.1, whole genome shotgun sequence genomic segment:
- the LOC126700119 gene encoding uncharacterized protein LOC126700119 — MYNGKTDLVEHVNHFNQRMAVHSRDEALMYKVFPSSLGPMAIRWFDSLKANSINSFKELTQAFGSRFITCNRVPRPLSSLLSLSMREGKTLKTYSNRYWEMYNEIDGNFEDVTISTFKSGLPTKHGLRKSLTGKPVANLCQLMDRIDKNKKVEEDQQMSKGKDKVIPQESRDFKLDRYNNSRPQRDFAGQIGPTNTQAVNAVFREPVHQVLEKVKNEPFFKWPNKMVENPLRRNQNLYCQNH; from the coding sequence ATGTATAATGGCAAGACAGACCTCGTAGAGCATGTGAACCACTTCAATCAGAGAATGGCCGTCCATTCCAGAGACGAAGCCCTGATGTACAAGGTCTTCCCATCTAGCTTAGGACCCATGGCCATAAGATggtttgacagtttgaaggccAATTCCATAAACTCCTTTAAGGAGCTCACCCAGGCATTTGGTTCTCGCTTCATCACTTGCaacagagtccctcgacccctaTCTTCCTTACTATCCTTGAGTATGAGAGAGGGAAAGACCTTGAAAACATACTCGaacagatattgggagatgtacaaTGAGATAGATGGTAACTTTGAAGACGTCACCATTAGTACCTTCAAGAGCGGCCTCCCGACTAAGCATGGTCTAAGGAAGTCCCTAACGGGAAAACCTGTCGCCAATCTGTGCCAACTCATGGACCGTATTGACAAGAATAAGAAGGTCGAGGAAGACCAGCAAATGAGTAAAGGAAAGGataaggttatccctcaggaaAGCAGGGATTTCAAGTTGGACCGATATAATAATAGCCGGCCACAGAGAGATTTTGCTGGTCAGATAGGACCTACCAACACTCAGGCGGTCAATGCAGTGTTTCGAGAACCGGTTCACCAAGTTCTGGAGAAGGTTAAGAACGAAccgttcttcaaatggccaaacaagatggttGAGAACCCTCTGAGACGAAATCAGAACCTTTATTGCCAGAACCATTAG